Proteins encoded together in one Pseudomonas sp. TCU-HL1 window:
- a CDS encoding DUF1631 domain-containing protein has product MQTDAKVVPLNKGATQQSPTSPVGRLPVALIQVRDKVALQLKQTLQVLFDNADDTLFEMADRATSNAEQNAFFEAMRDLRLKRKSIERAFLQKVFESFSSLNQYEIGKAPQLDAVSFDSLSLVQNDELEETVALDAMVAKVMARDSVALGHLTTRFNALVSKKVDDRTNPLGPRLLCEAFLDACRSLGVEIKVKLIILKLFEKYVLTELDQFYAEANQLLVTAGVLPDLRSAPARRQPERASPAGRSAAQPGSLASGGQGEVSAEGVQEVFGVLQELLSQVRGTGLPRREQPADAVPVSSIDLMRLLSHLQQHLPQQHNDDYDLRMSLEQLLSHASARSGRVRVVGQVDDDVINLVSMLFEFILDDRTLPDSLKALIGRMQIPMLKVALLDKTFFSRGSHPARRLLNEIASAALGWVEQDDAQRDSLYHRIEQVVQRLLNDFVDDPAIFSELLAEFLAYTGDERRRSELLEQRTRDAEEGRAKAELARRRVEDALNQRLLGRTLPEVVVRLLQEAWSKVLLLTCLKHGVESPEWQSALQTMDDLIWSVESHDAPEARARLLELVPGLLKALREGLASAAFDPFSTSEFFSRLEALHVQTFERLRKPEPVEVVVDDSLELPPLLLDLPDEAEPEENAMPAMVAVVEEIVLVAPGEPQVAEPDVSLADDDEALGFVDNLRVGSWVEFQEDEEHKLRCKLAALIKPTGKYIFVNRTGMKVLEKSRMGLAVEFRRKAIRLLDDALLFDRALESVIGNLRRLKGA; this is encoded by the coding sequence ATGCAGACCGACGCTAAGGTGGTGCCGCTGAACAAGGGGGCCACCCAGCAATCGCCAACCTCGCCGGTAGGAAGGCTGCCCGTGGCCTTGATCCAGGTGCGCGACAAAGTGGCCTTGCAGCTGAAGCAGACGCTTCAGGTGCTGTTCGACAATGCGGACGACACCCTCTTCGAGATGGCGGACCGCGCCACCAGCAATGCCGAGCAGAACGCGTTCTTCGAGGCGATGCGCGACCTGAGGCTCAAGCGCAAGAGCATCGAGCGTGCCTTCCTGCAGAAGGTCTTCGAGTCGTTCTCGTCGCTCAATCAGTACGAGATCGGCAAGGCGCCGCAACTGGACGCGGTGTCCTTCGACAGCCTGTCCCTGGTGCAGAACGACGAGCTCGAGGAAACCGTGGCGCTGGACGCCATGGTCGCCAAGGTGATGGCCCGCGACAGCGTCGCCCTGGGTCACCTCACCACCCGCTTCAACGCACTCGTCAGCAAAAAGGTCGACGACAGGACCAACCCCTTGGGGCCGCGCCTGCTGTGCGAGGCGTTCCTCGACGCCTGTCGCAGCCTTGGCGTGGAAATCAAGGTCAAGCTGATCATCCTCAAGTTGTTCGAGAAGTACGTCCTCACGGAATTGGATCAGTTCTACGCCGAGGCCAACCAGCTCCTGGTGACGGCCGGTGTGCTCCCGGATCTGCGCTCGGCGCCTGCGCGGCGTCAGCCGGAACGCGCCAGCCCCGCCGGGCGCTCTGCTGCCCAACCCGGCTCGCTGGCCAGTGGCGGCCAGGGCGAGGTCAGCGCAGAAGGGGTTCAGGAAGTCTTCGGCGTACTCCAGGAGCTGCTGTCCCAGGTGCGTGGCACCGGGTTGCCACGCCGCGAGCAGCCTGCCGATGCGGTTCCCGTCAGCAGCATCGACCTGATGCGCCTGCTGTCGCACCTGCAGCAGCACCTGCCGCAGCAGCACAACGATGACTACGACTTGCGCATGAGCCTCGAACAGCTGCTGAGCCACGCGAGTGCTCGCAGTGGCCGGGTGCGTGTGGTGGGGCAGGTGGATGATGACGTCATCAACCTGGTGTCCATGCTCTTCGAGTTCATCCTCGACGACCGCACCCTGCCGGACTCGCTCAAGGCTCTGATCGGCCGCATGCAGATTCCGATGCTCAAGGTCGCGCTGCTGGACAAGACCTTCTTCAGCCGTGGCAGCCACCCGGCGCGCCGCCTGCTCAACGAAATCGCCTCCGCCGCCCTGGGTTGGGTGGAGCAGGACGACGCCCAGCGCGACAGCCTTTACCACCGCATCGAGCAGGTGGTGCAGCGCTTGTTGAACGACTTCGTCGACGACCCGGCGATTTTCTCCGAGCTGCTGGCCGAATTCCTGGCCTACACCGGTGACGAGCGTCGTCGCAGCGAGCTGCTGGAACAGCGTACCCGCGATGCCGAGGAGGGCCGTGCCAAGGCCGAACTGGCTCGTCGGCGAGTGGAAGACGCGCTCAACCAGCGTCTGCTCGGCCGCACCCTGCCTGAAGTGGTGGTGCGCCTGTTGCAAGAAGCCTGGAGCAAGGTGTTGCTGCTGACGTGCCTCAAGCATGGCGTCGAATCGCCTGAATGGCAGTCCGCCCTGCAGACCATGGACGATCTGATCTGGAGCGTGGAGTCCCACGACGCGCCGGAAGCCCGTGCCCGCCTGCTGGAGTTGGTGCCGGGCTTGCTCAAGGCCCTGCGTGAAGGCCTGGCCAGTGCGGCGTTCGACCCGTTCTCCACCAGCGAATTCTTCAGCCGGCTGGAAGCCCTGCACGTCCAGACCTTCGAGCGCTTGCGCAAGCCGGAGCCGGTCGAGGTCGTGGTTGACGACAGTCTGGAGTTGCCGCCCCTGCTGCTCGATCTGCCGGATGAGGCGGAGCCGGAAGAGAACGCCATGCCGGCCATGGTGGCGGTGGTCGAAGAAATCGTCCTGGTCGCACCGGGAGAGCCTCAGGTCGCGGAGCCCGACGTCAGCCTGGCGGATGACGATGAAGCCCTTGGCTTTGTCGATAACCTGCGCGTTGGCAGTTGGGTCGAGTTCCAGGAAGACGAAGAGCACAAGCTGCGTTGCAAGCTGGCGGCGCTGATCAAGCCCACCGGCAAGTACATCTTCGTCAACCGCACCGGCATGAAGGTGCTGGAAAAATCGCGCATGGGCCTGGCGGTGGAATTCCGCCGCAAGGCGATCCGCCTGCTGGACGATGCCTTGCTGTTCGACCGCGCCCTGGAATCGGTGATCGGCAACCTGCGGCGGCTCAAGGGAGCTTGA
- a CDS encoding transporter substrate-binding domain-containing protein — translation MKKSGLAGWMAGAAMLVAGIAGAQAEPIRFALAAEPYPPFSVRHPDGQWTGFEPDLIRKLCADMQAECVIEEVAWDGIIPALLAKKVDVIFNSMSITEEREKQIAFSRPYYNSPTVIVAPQALEVNATPESMKGKAIGVQISTNNSSYVKKFYEGVADVRYYDTQDSVNADLTAGRIDLMLADGLGVADFVKSADAHAASLVVKGEVPHDAVLGRGMGAGVRKEDQALRARLDDAIGKLLASEDYKTISARYFDVSVAPKE, via the coding sequence ATGAAGAAATCTGGACTGGCAGGTTGGATGGCTGGCGCGGCAATGCTCGTCGCCGGGATTGCGGGCGCGCAGGCCGAGCCCATCCGGTTCGCGCTGGCGGCGGAACCCTATCCGCCCTTTTCGGTGAGGCACCCGGATGGCCAGTGGACCGGCTTCGAGCCGGACCTGATCCGCAAGCTGTGCGCCGACATGCAGGCTGAGTGCGTGATCGAAGAGGTGGCCTGGGACGGCATCATCCCCGCGCTGCTGGCGAAGAAGGTCGATGTGATCTTCAACTCCATGTCCATCACCGAGGAGCGCGAGAAGCAGATTGCCTTCAGTCGTCCGTACTACAACTCCCCGACCGTGATCGTCGCGCCGCAGGCCCTGGAGGTGAATGCGACGCCCGAATCCATGAAGGGCAAGGCGATTGGCGTGCAGATTTCCACCAACAACTCCAGCTACGTGAAGAAGTTCTACGAGGGTGTGGCCGACGTCCGCTACTACGACACCCAGGACTCGGTGAACGCCGACCTCACGGCCGGACGCATCGACCTGATGCTGGCAGACGGCCTGGGCGTGGCCGACTTCGTCAAATCCGCCGATGCCCACGCCGCCAGCCTAGTGGTGAAGGGCGAGGTGCCCCATGACGCGGTGCTCGGACGCGGCATGGGAGCCGGCGTGCGCAAGGAGGATCAGGCACTCAGGGCCCGTCTCGACGACGCCATCGGCAAGCTCCTGGCCAGCGAGGACTACAAGACCATCTCCGCCCGCTACTTCGACGTGAGCGTCGCGCCGAAAGAATGA
- a CDS encoding aminotransferase class I/II-fold pyridoxal phosphate-dependent enzyme, producing MRFASLVERMAGPGTAAWDIHYAAIAAQRAGEDVIVLSIGDPDFATPEPITNAAIEALQAGDTHYCDVAGRPELRQAIADLHGRLTGQPVSADCAILVAGAQNGLYAAAMCLLEAGDEVIVFDPVYVTYEATLKATGATLVRVPCPAEGGFRPDLAALRGAISERTRAIFFANPNNPTGVVLTAEEMQAIAELARQHDLWVVVDEVYESLAFEQPHRYFATLPGMRERTVSIGSLSKSHAMTGWRTGWVIASPELVAHIENLALNVLYGLPGFVQEAALAAVRAYDSVTREMRAVYQRRRDLVVNALEGCALLKVLKPEAGMFVLLDVRASGLSSLDFAWQLFRETGVSVLDAAAFGPAAEGFVRLSYSLGEEQLAEACVRIRRFAATLKPVSIIEVRSTVVVDSTALKAERPKMVEVDSIHKRFGQFEVLKGVSLTAEEGGVVSLIGASGSGKSTLLRCINMLEIPNQGTVTVDGESIRLTTDRIGEPMVADQKQLTRIRSRLGMVFQSFNLWPHRTVLENLIEAPIQVLRESRAEAVERAEALLDRVGLAAKRHEYPSFLSGGQQQRVAIARALAVEPKVMLFDEPTSALDPELVGEVLRVIRSLAEEGRTMILVTHEMAFARDVSSHVAFLHQGRIEEEGPPQEVFLRPHSERCRQFVTAHQNR from the coding sequence ATGCGTTTTGCTTCGCTTGTGGAGAGGATGGCTGGGCCAGGCACAGCAGCCTGGGATATTCACTACGCGGCTATCGCCGCCCAACGTGCCGGCGAGGACGTGATCGTCCTCAGCATTGGCGATCCGGATTTCGCCACCCCCGAACCCATCACCAACGCCGCCATCGAAGCCCTGCAGGCCGGTGACACGCATTACTGTGACGTCGCCGGCCGTCCCGAGCTGCGCCAGGCCATTGCCGATCTGCACGGGCGACTGACCGGCCAGCCGGTGTCGGCGGACTGCGCCATCCTCGTCGCGGGCGCCCAGAATGGCCTCTATGCGGCGGCCATGTGCCTGCTGGAAGCGGGCGACGAAGTCATCGTCTTCGATCCGGTCTACGTGACCTACGAAGCCACCCTGAAAGCCACCGGCGCTACGCTGGTGCGCGTGCCCTGTCCGGCCGAGGGTGGCTTCCGGCCTGACCTCGCGGCCCTGCGCGGGGCCATCAGCGAACGTACCCGGGCCATCTTCTTCGCCAACCCGAACAACCCTACGGGCGTCGTGCTGACGGCCGAGGAGATGCAGGCCATCGCCGAACTGGCGCGGCAGCATGACCTGTGGGTGGTCGTGGACGAGGTCTACGAGAGCCTGGCTTTCGAACAGCCGCACCGCTACTTCGCCACGTTGCCGGGCATGCGCGAGCGCACGGTGAGCATCGGCAGCCTGTCCAAGTCCCACGCCATGACGGGCTGGCGCACAGGCTGGGTCATCGCCAGCCCCGAGTTGGTGGCCCATATCGAAAACCTTGCGCTGAACGTCCTCTACGGCTTGCCGGGATTCGTCCAGGAGGCGGCGTTGGCCGCAGTGCGCGCCTATGACTCGGTCACCCGCGAAATGCGCGCGGTATATCAGCGGCGCCGCGACCTGGTGGTCAACGCGCTGGAAGGCTGCGCCCTGCTCAAGGTGCTGAAGCCCGAGGCGGGGATGTTCGTCCTGCTGGACGTACGGGCCAGCGGCCTCAGCTCCCTGGATTTCGCCTGGCAACTGTTCCGCGAAACCGGCGTGTCGGTGCTCGATGCTGCCGCCTTCGGCCCCGCCGCTGAGGGGTTCGTACGCCTCTCCTACAGCCTGGGCGAAGAGCAGCTGGCTGAAGCCTGCGTGCGCATTCGTCGCTTCGCCGCCACCTTGAAACCGGTGTCGATCATCGAGGTGCGTTCGACAGTCGTGGTCGATTCCACGGCCTTGAAGGCGGAGCGGCCGAAGATGGTCGAGGTGGATTCCATCCACAAGCGTTTCGGCCAGTTCGAGGTGCTCAAGGGTGTTTCGCTGACCGCCGAGGAAGGCGGTGTGGTTTCCCTGATCGGCGCCAGTGGCTCTGGCAAGAGCACCCTGCTGCGTTGCATCAACATGCTGGAGATACCCAACCAGGGCACGGTCACGGTCGATGGCGAAAGCATTCGCCTCACCACCGACCGGATTGGCGAGCCGATGGTGGCTGACCAGAAGCAACTGACGCGAATCCGCTCGCGGCTCGGCATGGTGTTCCAGAGCTTCAACCTCTGGCCTCACCGCACCGTGCTGGAAAACCTGATCGAGGCGCCGATCCAGGTGCTGCGCGAAAGCCGTGCCGAGGCGGTCGAGCGGGCCGAGGCGCTGTTGGACCGGGTGGGGCTCGCGGCCAAACGCCACGAGTATCCGTCGTTCCTCTCGGGCGGCCAGCAACAGCGTGTGGCGATTGCCCGCGCCCTGGCAGTGGAGCCCAAGGTCATGCTGTTCGACGAGCCCACCTCGGCGCTTGACCCCGAACTGGTCGGTGAGGTGCTGCGGGTAATCCGGTCGCTGGCCGAGGAAGGCCGCACCATGATCCTGGTGACTCATGAAATGGCCTTCGCCCGCGACGTTTCCAGCCATGTCGCCTTCCTCCATCAGGGGCGAATCGAAGAAGAAGGGCCTCCCCAGGAGGTCTTCCTGCGGCCGCATAGCGAGCGCTGCCGGCAGTTCGTCACCGCTCACCAGAATCGATGA
- the nadC gene encoding carboxylating nicotinate-nucleotide diphosphorylase has product MPNLLLADLTAEIEANVRTALQEDIGSGDITAQLIPEERQARATVITREAAIISGTAWVNEVFRQLDPRVTVQWQVQDGQRAEANQALFHLEGPARALLSGERSALNFLQCLSGVATRVGHYVNLVKGTQVKLLDTRKTLPGLRLAQKYAVTCGGGHNHRIGLYDAFLIKENHIAASGGIAQAIDAAHRIAPGKPVEVEVESLDELQQALAAGADIIMLDELSLDDMRTAVSLTAGRAKLEASGGIVDTTLRTIAETGVDYISIGTLTKDVKAIDLSMRLSL; this is encoded by the coding sequence ATGCCCAACCTTCTCCTCGCTGACCTCACCGCTGAAATCGAGGCCAACGTACGCACCGCCCTCCAGGAAGACATCGGCAGCGGCGACATCACCGCCCAGCTCATTCCCGAGGAGCGGCAGGCTCGCGCCACTGTCATCACCCGCGAAGCGGCCATCATCAGCGGCACCGCCTGGGTGAACGAAGTATTCCGCCAGCTCGACCCGCGCGTGACGGTGCAATGGCAGGTGCAGGACGGCCAGCGCGCCGAGGCCAACCAGGCCCTCTTCCACCTCGAAGGCCCGGCCCGCGCACTGCTGAGCGGCGAGCGCAGCGCCCTGAACTTCCTCCAGTGCCTGTCTGGCGTCGCCACCCGCGTCGGCCACTATGTCAACTTGGTAAAAGGCACCCAGGTAAAACTGCTCGACACCCGCAAGACCCTGCCCGGCCTGCGCCTGGCGCAGAAGTACGCCGTCACCTGCGGCGGCGGTCACAACCACCGCATCGGCCTGTACGACGCCTTCCTCATCAAGGAAAACCACATCGCAGCCTCCGGCGGCATCGCCCAGGCCATCGACGCCGCGCACCGCATCGCCCCCGGCAAACCGGTGGAAGTGGAAGTGGAAAGCCTGGACGAACTCCAGCAAGCCCTTGCCGCCGGCGCCGACATCATCATGCTCGACGAACTCAGCCTCGACGACATGCGCACCGCCGTCAGCCTCACCGCCGGCCGCGCCAAGCTCGAAGCCTCCGGCGGCATCGTTGATACCACCCTGCGCACCATCGCCGAAACCGGCGTCGACTACATCTCCATCGGCACCCTGACCAAAGACGTCAAGGCCATCGACCTGTCGATGCGGTTGAGCCTCTAA
- a CDS encoding IS481 family transposase encodes MPWQECTTMSIRREFVRLAEQPQSNVRELCRRYGISPKTAYKWLQRHREHGDAGLQERSRRPLHSPGRSDPDLEQAVVQLHHRFPYWGARKLRGLLPAAFERPHHSTLDAILRRHGCRVRYHAEEAEAPATQRFEHCQPNELWQMDFKGHFPLADGRSSRCHPLTLLDDHSRFALCLEACEGERLELVRPHLIQVFRRYGLPRRITADNGPPWGSNIAGGLSALEVWLMRLGIEVSHSRPHHPQTQGKLERFHQTLKRELLQRSFRDLAHCQQAMAHWREQYNHDRPHEALGQLPPITRYQPSRRSYPEQLPELDYEPGDRVLKVGRVGQVSFQGRSLFVGGGLYGERVALRPTAVDGVYDVVFIHKILRQVDLRPGKT; translated from the coding sequence ATGCCGTGGCAGGAGTGCACCACCATGTCGATTCGACGCGAGTTTGTGCGGTTGGCCGAACAACCGCAGAGCAACGTGCGGGAGCTGTGTCGGCGCTACGGCATCAGCCCGAAAACCGCCTACAAATGGTTACAGCGCCACCGCGAGCACGGCGATGCGGGGTTGCAGGAGCGCTCACGCCGGCCGTTGCACAGCCCTGGGCGCAGCGACCCGGACTTGGAACAGGCGGTGGTGCAGTTGCACCACCGTTTCCCGTATTGGGGCGCCCGCAAGCTGCGCGGCCTGCTGCCGGCCGCGTTCGAGCGTCCCCACCACAGCACCCTCGACGCCATCCTCCGCCGCCATGGTTGCCGGGTGCGCTACCACGCCGAGGAGGCCGAAGCTCCGGCCACGCAGCGCTTCGAGCACTGCCAGCCGAACGAGCTCTGGCAGATGGACTTCAAGGGCCACTTCCCGCTCGCCGACGGCCGCTCGTCGCGCTGCCACCCGTTGACGCTGTTGGATGATCACTCACGCTTTGCCCTCTGCCTGGAGGCCTGCGAGGGCGAGCGCCTCGAACTGGTTCGACCGCACCTGATCCAGGTCTTTCGCCGCTATGGCCTACCGCGCCGGATCACCGCCGACAACGGTCCGCCCTGGGGCTCGAACATCGCGGGCGGCCTGTCCGCCCTGGAGGTCTGGCTGATGCGGCTCGGCATCGAGGTCAGCCACAGCCGCCCTCATCATCCGCAGACCCAGGGCAAGCTGGAACGCTTCCACCAGACACTCAAGCGCGAGTTACTGCAGCGCTCGTTTCGCGACTTGGCGCACTGCCAGCAGGCGATGGCGCACTGGCGGGAGCAGTACAACCACGACCGCCCGCATGAGGCGCTGGGCCAACTGCCACCGATCACGCGCTACCAGCCAAGCCGGCGCAGCTACCCGGAGCAATTGCCTGAACTGGACTACGAACCGGGCGACCGGGTGCTCAAGGTCGGCCGCGTCGGCCAGGTCAGTTTCCAGGGACGCAGCCTGTTCGTCGGCGGGGGGCTGTACGGGGAACGCGTCGCTCTCCGCCCCACCGCCGTCGATGGCGTCTACGATGTGGTGTTCATCCACAAGATCCTGCGCCAAGTCGACTTGAGACCGGGCAAAACATGA
- the ampD gene encoding 1,6-anhydro-N-acetylmuramyl-L-alanine amidase AmpD, whose translation MQLDPASGWCEGISRCPSPNFNERPQGEVSLLVIHNISLPPAQFGTGKVQAFFQNRLDPAEHPYFEGIRDLKVSAHFLIERDGAVTQFVSCNQRAWHAGVSLFEGRENCNDFSLGIELEGTDDQAFTEPQYAALIALVEQLRIAYPAITLERICGHSDIAPGRKTDPGPAFDWARLRNALRT comes from the coding sequence ATGCAGCTGGACCCCGCCTCCGGTTGGTGCGAGGGCATCAGCCGTTGCCCATCCCCCAATTTCAATGAGCGCCCGCAGGGCGAAGTCTCCCTGCTGGTGATCCATAACATCAGCCTGCCACCGGCCCAGTTCGGCACGGGAAAGGTGCAGGCGTTCTTCCAGAACCGTCTCGACCCGGCCGAGCACCCTTACTTCGAGGGCATTCGCGACCTCAAGGTGTCCGCCCATTTCCTGATCGAGCGCGACGGTGCCGTCACTCAGTTCGTCTCCTGCAACCAGCGCGCGTGGCACGCGGGCGTGTCGCTGTTCGAGGGGCGGGAGAATTGCAATGACTTCTCCCTGGGAATCGAGCTGGAAGGAACCGATGACCAGGCGTTCACGGAACCCCAGTATGCTGCGCTGATCGCATTGGTGGAGCAGTTGCGCATTGCCTACCCGGCCATCACGTTGGAGCGCATCTGTGGTCATAGCGACATCGCCCCGGGGCGCAAGACCGACCCGGGTCCAGCATTCGATTGGGCGCGCCTGCGGAACGCGCTCAGAACCTAG
- a CDS encoding TatD family hydrolase: protein MLIDTHNHLDFPDFDADRSAVLARCRALGVRRQVLLGVFRENWQRIWDLANAEEDFCTAFGLHPVYLAQHRNEHVAELRQLLERHAGHPKLCAVGEIGLDYFLPELDRDAQQHLFDAQLALAAEFELPVLLHVRRSHAVVIATLKRFRLKRAGIVHAFAGSVEDAKEYRKLGFRLGLGGAPTWPQANRLRKVVAQLPLEDIVLETDSPDMAPAMHPYGRNSPEFLPDICAALAEIRGVTPEALAEASTRNTCEVFGWKNL from the coding sequence ATGCTGATCGATACCCACAACCACCTCGACTTCCCCGACTTCGACGCCGACCGCAGCGCCGTACTGGCGCGCTGCCGTGCCCTGGGCGTACGGCGTCAGGTGCTGCTGGGGGTCTTTCGCGAGAACTGGCAACGGATCTGGGACCTGGCCAACGCCGAGGAGGACTTCTGCACCGCCTTTGGCTTGCATCCGGTCTATCTGGCGCAACACCGCAATGAGCACGTGGCGGAGCTGCGCCAGCTGCTGGAACGCCACGCCGGGCACCCCAAGCTCTGTGCAGTGGGCGAGATCGGCCTGGACTACTTCCTCCCCGAACTGGACCGCGACGCGCAGCAGCACCTGTTCGACGCGCAACTGGCCCTGGCGGCGGAATTCGAACTCCCGGTGCTGTTGCATGTGCGGCGCAGCCATGCGGTGGTGATCGCCACCCTGAAGCGCTTCCGCCTCAAGCGGGCGGGAATCGTCCACGCCTTTGCCGGCAGCGTTGAAGACGCGAAGGAATACCGCAAGCTGGGTTTTCGCCTCGGCCTCGGCGGCGCCCCCACCTGGCCTCAGGCCAACCGCCTGCGCAAGGTCGTGGCGCAGTTGCCGCTGGAAGACATCGTGCTGGAAACCGACTCGCCGGACATGGCGCCCGCCATGCACCCTTACGGGCGCAACAGCCCGGAGTTCCTCCCGGATATCTGCGCAGCCCTCGCGGAGATTCGCGGCGTCACCCCCGAGGCACTGGCCGAGGCCAGCACGCGCAATACCTGCGAGGTGTTCGGCTGGAAGAACTTATAG
- a CDS encoding methyl-accepting chemotaxis protein — protein sequence MSATAQEVARSAAAAVDSAQSVNQETVSGRALVESQLGSIERLASEIDQSVTVINQLAADSASISRVLEVIKGIAEQTNLLALNAAIEAARAGEQGRGFAVVADEVRTLAKRTQQSTEEIEQMIVKLQGGVGAAVKAMNTSHQMADGTVGQSGKVQAALENILGAVGMIVDQNQQIAAAAEQQTAVAHDIDQNIVEINHAGERTAEGASQTERASRELSGQVAQLKQLIGAFRV from the coding sequence ATGTCCGCGACTGCCCAGGAAGTGGCGCGCAGTGCCGCCGCCGCCGTGGACAGTGCGCAGAGTGTGAATCAGGAAACCGTCAGTGGCCGTGCGCTGGTGGAGTCGCAGTTGGGCAGCATCGAGCGCCTGGCCAGCGAGATCGACCAGTCGGTGACGGTGATCAATCAGCTGGCGGCTGACAGTGCATCCATCAGCCGCGTGCTGGAAGTGATCAAGGGCATTGCCGAGCAGACCAACCTGCTGGCGCTGAACGCCGCTATCGAAGCCGCCCGTGCCGGCGAGCAGGGCCGTGGCTTCGCCGTAGTGGCCGATGAGGTGCGTACGCTGGCCAAGCGCACTCAGCAGTCCACCGAAGAAATCGAGCAGATGATCGTCAAGCTGCAAGGCGGTGTCGGCGCGGCGGTGAAAGCGATGAACACCAGCCACCAGATGGCCGACGGCACGGTCGGCCAATCCGGCAAGGTGCAGGCCGCGCTGGAGAACATCCTGGGCGCGGTGGGCATGATCGTCGACCAGAACCAGCAGATTGCCGCCGCGGCGGAACAACAGACTGCGGTGGCACATGACATCGACCAGAACATTGTCGAGATCAACCATGCCGGCGAGCGCACCGCCGAAGGTGCGAGCCAGACCGAACGGGCCAGCCGGGAGCTGTCCGGCCAGGTGGCGCAGCTCAAACAGTTGATCGGCGCGTTCCGCGTCTGA
- the ampE gene encoding regulatory signaling modulator protein AmpE: protein MYFLVLLMVLWIEKFSAWRRHIQQDGFWLRELAKAEANPRLAGSPSLILALLVLLPLAVLALLLLVLEPVAYGWLALPVHLLVIIYSLGRGDVLADLGPFRDAWRRGDTQGAYHVAERDLGLEAEEGADLLNQVQGYQLWQAYEGFFAVIFWYALLGPVAALAYRLLALASEGAGTPALRERAGMIRHAFDWLPVRVLAASFSLVGNFVGVSRVLLHELLNWEIPAHRYIELAGRAAAELPEPATGDAGVATLDALWQLLVRAAVLWYAGFAVWTLLF from the coding sequence ATGTATTTTCTGGTGTTGTTGATGGTGCTCTGGATCGAGAAGTTTTCGGCCTGGCGTCGGCATATCCAGCAGGATGGATTCTGGCTGCGCGAGCTGGCCAAGGCTGAAGCCAACCCGCGCCTGGCGGGGAGCCCATCGCTGATCCTGGCGTTGCTGGTGCTGTTGCCCCTGGCGGTACTGGCGCTGCTCCTGCTGGTGCTGGAGCCGGTGGCTTACGGCTGGTTGGCGCTGCCGGTGCATTTGCTGGTGATCATCTACAGCCTTGGCCGTGGCGATGTGCTGGCCGACCTCGGCCCATTCCGCGATGCCTGGCGACGTGGCGACACGCAAGGTGCCTACCATGTCGCCGAGCGCGACCTAGGCCTGGAGGCGGAGGAGGGCGCGGATCTCCTGAATCAGGTGCAGGGCTACCAGTTGTGGCAGGCGTATGAGGGCTTCTTTGCGGTGATTTTCTGGTACGCCCTGTTGGGCCCGGTGGCAGCCCTGGCGTATCGGCTGCTGGCCCTGGCTTCCGAGGGTGCTGGCACGCCGGCGCTGCGTGAGCGTGCGGGCATGATTCGCCATGCCTTCGACTGGCTACCGGTTCGGGTCCTCGCGGCCAGCTTCTCGCTGGTGGGCAACTTCGTCGGCGTCAGTCGCGTGCTGCTGCACGAGCTGCTGAACTGGGAAATACCGGCGCACCGCTATATCGAATTGGCCGGCCGCGCTGCCGCTGAACTGCCGGAGCCGGCCACTGGCGATGCCGGTGTGGCAACCCTGGACGCGCTCTGGCAGTTGCTGGTCCGCGCTGCGGTGCTCTGGTACGCCGGCTTCGCCGTCTGGACGCTGCTGTTCTGA
- a CDS encoding ABC transporter permease, producing the protein MSSYFDLVGFGPQGWGSALLKGLWVTLEISVGAFLVGILIGLCVAVAKLNGPRPLAKLMRGYTTLCRAVPELLLILLLFYAGSMGINEVVSWLGYGQVKLNGTLVAILVLGLVQGAYASEIFRGAIQAIPHGQIEAARAFGMSGSSLFRRVTLPAMAPNALAGMANLWVNLIKDSALISVVGTSELLFTAKQAAGSTRQYLVFYLTAAAFYYVLTLLSNLLSGWLERRFRRWMPAV; encoded by the coding sequence ATGTCGTCTTACTTCGATCTGGTCGGCTTCGGCCCCCAGGGCTGGGGCTCAGCCCTGCTCAAGGGCTTGTGGGTCACCCTGGAAATCTCCGTTGGCGCCTTCCTGGTCGGGATTCTGATCGGGCTCTGTGTTGCCGTCGCCAAACTCAACGGCCCGCGTCCGCTGGCCAAGCTGATGCGCGGATACACGACCCTGTGCCGCGCCGTGCCCGAGCTGCTCCTGATCCTGCTGCTGTTCTACGCCGGTTCCATGGGGATCAACGAGGTGGTGAGCTGGCTGGGCTACGGCCAGGTCAAGCTCAACGGTACCCTGGTGGCCATCCTGGTGCTGGGACTGGTGCAGGGCGCCTATGCCTCGGAGATCTTCCGGGGGGCGATCCAGGCCATTCCCCATGGCCAGATCGAAGCCGCGCGCGCCTTCGGCATGAGCGGTTCGAGCCTGTTCCGCCGGGTGACGCTGCCGGCGATGGCGCCCAACGCCCTGGCGGGGATGGCCAACCTCTGGGTCAATCTGATCAAGGACAGTGCGCTGATCAGCGTAGTGGGAACCAGCGAGCTGCTGTTCACCGCCAAGCAGGCTGCGGGCTCCACGCGCCAGTACCTGGTGTTCTATCTCACCGCGGCGGCGTTCTACTACGTGCTGACGCTGCTTTCCAATCTGTTGTCCGGCTGGCTCGAGCGACGCTTCCGTCGCTGGATGCCCGCGGTGTGA